The following DNA comes from Candidatus Methylacidiphilum fumarolicum.
GTCAAAAACCTACCATCTTCATTATTGCTGATAAAATTTTGCTTTATAATCCAAAAATCTATCAAGAAGGACTTACCGTTCGGACTGTCTCCACACGCATATCCTCACATGGCTCAATCAGTCCAGCCATCAAATCCTTAAACTACCTAAATAAGATATTAGCAAAAATTGAAGCCAATCTTTCAGGAGCAGATGAAGGGCTTTTGCTCAACCAACTCGATCATATTGCCGAATGTACCTCTGAGAACATTTTTTTAGTTAAGAATGGCATCGTGATGACACCCCCAGTATCCGCAGGCCTCTTACCAGGCATTACAAGAGAAACCATTCTTTCCTTGGCAAAAGAGATGGAATTGAAAACAGAAGAAAAGAATCTGGTCCTATACGACATTTGGACAGCAGAAGAGGTTTTTATTACTGGAACCGGTGCCGAAATTGCTCCTGTCGTCGAGGTGGATGGAAGACCCATAGGAAAAAGAAAGCCTGGCGAGATCACCCTTTTACTCATGAAAAAATTTAGAGAGCTAACACAACATTCAGGGGTCAATATTTATGCCAAGGGAGACGCATAATTGATCAAGCAGCTAAGCATACTTAGATTCTTATGCTGATCCTATTCTATTACACTGGGAAGTTTTAGGCAGTAGAATGCTGCTGCCCCACCCTTGAAAAACTGACAGTTCCTGTCTGCAGCCGATCTGCCTACATACTCTCAGCACACCAACAAGATCCTTGCGTTTTCCAAAACAGTGAGCAAGGCATCGGCAGTACCTTCCTTTATGCTTTTATCGGAGGATACAGGCAGGACGCCAAGAGAATGACCGCCACCGGCACTCTGTGCAACAGTTAGCATAGGCTATGCGGTAAATCGCCTCGCCTATAGAGGGTGGATATTCTTCAGCTCTCCTGCTTTTCTATTCAATCAATTGCTCAGCAAGAAACTAACTCCCTATTGTTTAGTTAATTAAGTTAAACATAGGCATGGTTTATAGGCTACATAGCTTCTAGAATAGGCTAGGTATAAGGTAAATGCCAAACCAGGCTGCAAGAGGAAGGTTTGGCTTCCTTACACAAACGATCAACCGCATCTTTTTTTTGTCAGGCAAAAGATTTCTGATATGATATAAGTAGTTAAAAACTAATTTTGTATTTTTTTTAAATCAAGATATTAATAGTATCTAATCTTATGAAATGCGCTTTTTGTAATGAAATGGCTACAGTTCATCTCACTCAAATTGTGGGAGAGAAAATGCAGAAAATAGATCTGTGTGAGAAATGCGCTAAAGAGAAAGGAATCTCAGACTCGATGGCCTTTTCTCTAACCGATATGCTTCTTGGAGATGAAACGACTAAAAATCATATTCATGAAGGGGAACTGAGTTGTCCCCAGTGTGGATTTACTGAAACCGATTTCAAGAAAACAGGAAGACTCGGTTGTCCTGCCTGCTATGAAACTTTTTCCGAGATTATCGAAACCATTCTTAAAGACATGCATAAGGGCGTGGTGCATAAAGGAAAGACTCCAAAAAAGTTTGCAAAAGCCCAGTTTTACCAAACCAAAATCAAGCGCCTTCAAGAAGATTTAAAGAAAGCTGTAGCTCAAGAAAAATACGAGGAAGCAGCTACAATTAGGGATGAAATAGCACAGCTAGAAAATCTTATAAAATCCTAAATTTTGCTGGGATAAATTTCTTTCCTCTTCCTCAAAAGCACTACTGTTTTATGGTAGTCGCTCATGCAAGAACCAAACCGCCAAGAGAAAGCTTGGGAGAGGGCGAGCAATGCTCCGATTCCCAAAGGCACAAGGTTGCCGGTGTCGGAGAATACGAAAAAGGCAAGAGCCAAGCTGCCCAGGCTCCACGCCCGCATCGCCAATATCCTGCAGAAGCCTTACAAAAGCTCACGCCTAACCTCACCCGACGGTTTCATCCCATTGTCATCGAAGATTTGAATGGGCATGAGAAGCTGAAAAGCCATCCCCTGATCAGGTCCATTGCCGATAGGAGTTTTTTCGATTCTGGTAGCA
Coding sequences within:
- the ilvE gene encoding branched-chain-amino-acid transaminase, producing MKIYINGLFYPKEEAKISVFDHGLLYGDGVFEGIRAYNRRVFRLERHIERLFDSAKAINLSIPLSPEEFSEAILETCRQNEIENGYIRAVVTRGIGDLGLNPLHCQKPTIFIIADKILLYNPKIYQEGLTVRTVSTRISSHGSISPAIKSLNYLNKILAKIEANLSGADEGLLLNQLDHIAECTSENIFLVKNGIVMTPPVSAGLLPGITRETILSLAKEMELKTEEKNLVLYDIWTAEEVFITGTGAEIAPVVEVDGRPIGKRKPGEITLLLMKKFRELTQHSGVNIYAKGDA
- a CDS encoding UvrB/UvrC motif-containing protein, yielding MKCAFCNEMATVHLTQIVGEKMQKIDLCEKCAKEKGISDSMAFSLTDMLLGDETTKNHIHEGELSCPQCGFTETDFKKTGRLGCPACYETFSEIIETILKDMHKGVVHKGKTPKKFAKAQFYQTKIKRLQEDLKKAVAQEKYEEAATIRDEIAQLENLIKS